In Arthrobacter sp. SLBN-83, one DNA window encodes the following:
- a CDS encoding PhzF family phenazine biosynthesis protein, with protein sequence MTPTPRSRPFHQVDVFASQPYRGNPLAVVLDAQGLDAATMQHFANWTNLSETTFLLPPEDPRADYKVRIFTGSEEFPFAGHPTLGSAHTWLEADGVPKADGYVVQECAAGLVRVRRDGGRLAFAAPPLTRFGPVDAPVRRQLAAALRLPVGDVLDAAWLVNGPEWIGVLLASADQVLSLEPDQAAMGDLKVGVIGPHATGAGTDFEVRTFLPGDAMVEDPVTGSFNAGAAQWLIGSGRAPEQYLASQGTVLGRAGRIHISGGDGEIWVGGDSTTCIKGSVLL encoded by the coding sequence GTGACCCCGACACCCCGCAGCCGTCCTTTCCACCAAGTGGATGTATTTGCCAGCCAGCCCTACCGCGGCAACCCACTCGCCGTCGTCCTTGATGCCCAGGGCCTGGACGCCGCGACGATGCAGCACTTCGCCAACTGGACCAATCTTTCGGAAACCACCTTCCTCCTGCCGCCCGAGGATCCCCGCGCGGATTACAAAGTCCGGATCTTCACGGGCTCGGAGGAGTTCCCGTTCGCGGGCCACCCCACCCTGGGCTCGGCCCATACCTGGCTGGAAGCCGATGGAGTGCCAAAGGCGGACGGCTACGTGGTGCAGGAGTGCGCGGCGGGGCTGGTCAGGGTAAGGCGCGACGGCGGGAGGCTGGCTTTCGCGGCACCACCCCTGACGCGCTTCGGCCCTGTGGACGCGCCGGTCCGCCGGCAGCTGGCGGCAGCGCTGCGGTTGCCTGTGGGTGATGTCCTTGACGCCGCCTGGCTGGTCAACGGCCCGGAATGGATCGGGGTCCTCCTGGCGTCTGCCGACCAGGTGCTGTCCCTTGAACCGGACCAGGCAGCCATGGGCGACCTGAAGGTTGGAGTCATTGGGCCCCATGCAACGGGCGCCGGTACCGACTTTGAGGTCCGCACGTTCCTGCCGGGCGACGCCATGGTGGAGGACCCGGTCACGGGCAGTTTCAACGCCGGAGCCGCACAGTGGCTGATTGGAAGTGGACGTGCGCCGGAGCAGTACCTGGCCTCGCAGGGGACGGTCTTGGGCCGCGCGGGGCGCATCCACATCAGTGGCGGGGACGGGGAGATCTGGGTGGGCGGCGATTCCACCACCTGCATCAAGGGAAGCGTGCTGCTCTAG
- a CDS encoding CE1759 family FMN reductase, producing METRRITVLSAGLGVPSSSRLLADQLAAAAQRQLKAGGFDVAVDIVELRDLAVDIANNFVTGYAAPRLAEVIAGVEASDGIIAVTPVFSASYSGLFKSFIDVLDPKSLDGKAVLLGATGGTDRHQMVLDYALRPLFSYLRTRMAATGVFAGPQDWGTAEEGGGSLADRIERAAGEFTRLLEGPQPGRKPAPLESLPFEQLLAGIAGPR from the coding sequence ATGGAAACCCGCCGCATCACCGTCCTTTCCGCCGGCCTCGGCGTGCCCTCATCCAGCCGGCTGCTGGCGGACCAGCTCGCGGCAGCCGCCCAGCGTCAGCTCAAGGCAGGCGGCTTCGACGTGGCAGTGGACATCGTCGAACTCCGTGACCTGGCGGTGGACATCGCCAACAACTTCGTGACCGGCTACGCCGCACCGCGCTTGGCGGAAGTTATCGCCGGTGTGGAGGCATCGGACGGGATAATCGCCGTGACGCCGGTTTTCAGCGCGTCCTACAGTGGCCTCTTTAAGTCCTTCATTGATGTCCTGGATCCGAAGTCGCTGGATGGCAAGGCAGTCCTGCTGGGCGCCACGGGCGGCACGGACCGGCACCAGATGGTCCTGGACTACGCACTGCGGCCGCTTTTCAGCTACCTTCGAACCCGCATGGCTGCAACCGGCGTTTTTGCGGGGCCCCAGGACTGGGGAACCGCGGAAGAGGGTGGTGGATCACTTGCGGACCGGATCGAGCGTGCGGCCGGTGAATTCACGCGGTTGCTCGAGGGGCCACAGCCGGGCCGGAAGCCCGCCCCGCTGGAATCCCTGCCCTTCGAACAACTGCTGGCGGGTATCGCAGGGCCCCGCTAG
- the dnaB gene encoding replicative DNA helicase: protein MSIAHLDPVEATRGSDASRKPPQDIAAEQSVLGGMMLSKDAIADVVEILRGQDFYRPAHETIYEAIIDLYGRGEPADAVTVSDELTKRAEINRIGGPAYLHELIQTVPTAANAGYYAEIVAERAVLRRLVNAGTKIVQLGYGSDGEVEDLVNQAQAEVYAVAERRTAEDYVVLKDVMESTVDEIEASGHRGEGMVGVPTGFYELDELTHGLHPGQMIVIAARPAVGKSTFALDFARSAAIKHNLATVMFSLEMGRNEIAMRLLSAEATISLQDLRKGTIKDEQWSKIATTMGRMNEAPLFIDDSPNMSLMEIRAKCRRLKQQHDLKLVVLDYLQLMSSGKKVESRQQEVSEFSRALKLLAKELQVPVIALSQLNRGSEQRQDKRPMVSDLRESGSIEQDADMVILLHREDVYDKESPRAGEADILVAKHRNGPTKDIVVAFQGHYSRFANMAGDGGGGGGF from the coding sequence TTGTCAATCGCGCATCTGGACCCTGTCGAGGCAACCCGTGGATCGGACGCCAGCAGGAAGCCCCCGCAGGACATCGCCGCCGAACAGTCCGTACTCGGCGGCATGATGCTCTCCAAGGACGCCATCGCCGATGTTGTGGAAATCCTCCGCGGCCAGGACTTCTACCGGCCCGCCCACGAGACCATCTACGAAGCGATCATCGACCTGTATGGCCGGGGCGAACCTGCGGACGCCGTCACTGTTTCCGATGAACTGACCAAGCGGGCTGAAATCAACAGGATCGGCGGCCCCGCCTACCTGCACGAGCTGATCCAGACTGTCCCCACTGCGGCCAATGCGGGCTATTATGCCGAAATCGTGGCCGAGCGGGCGGTGCTTCGCCGGTTGGTGAACGCCGGTACCAAGATCGTCCAGTTGGGCTACGGCTCGGACGGCGAGGTGGAGGACCTGGTCAACCAGGCGCAGGCAGAGGTCTATGCCGTGGCCGAACGCCGGACCGCGGAAGACTACGTGGTGCTGAAGGACGTCATGGAGTCCACGGTGGACGAAATCGAGGCGTCGGGCCACCGCGGGGAGGGGATGGTGGGCGTGCCCACCGGATTCTACGAACTCGATGAACTGACCCACGGACTCCACCCCGGCCAGATGATCGTCATCGCCGCCCGCCCCGCCGTCGGCAAGTCAACCTTTGCCCTGGACTTCGCCCGCTCCGCAGCCATCAAGCACAACCTGGCCACTGTCATGTTCTCCCTGGAAATGGGCCGGAACGAGATCGCAATGCGCCTGCTCTCAGCCGAGGCCACCATCAGCCTCCAGGATCTCCGCAAGGGAACCATCAAGGACGAGCAGTGGTCCAAAATCGCCACCACCATGGGGCGCATGAATGAGGCCCCGCTGTTCATTGACGACAGCCCCAACATGTCCCTGATGGAGATCCGGGCAAAATGCCGCCGGCTCAAGCAGCAGCATGACCTCAAGCTCGTGGTCCTGGACTACCTCCAGCTCATGAGCTCCGGCAAGAAAGTGGAGTCCCGCCAGCAGGAGGTCTCCGAGTTCTCCCGTGCACTGAAGCTCCTGGCCAAGGAACTCCAGGTCCCCGTGATCGCCCTGTCCCAGCTGAACCGTGGATCGGAACAGCGCCAGGACAAGCGGCCCATGGTCTCTGACCTCCGTGAGTCCGGCTCCATCGAGCAGGACGCCGACATGGTCATCCTGCTCCACCGCGAGGACGTCTATGACAAGGAGTCCCCGCGCGCGGGCGAGGCAGACATCCTGGTGGCCAAGCACCGTAACGGTCCCACCAAGGACATCGTGGTGGCGTTCCAGGGCCATTATTCACGGTTCGCCAATATGGCCGGCGACGGCGGTGGCGGTGGCGGCTTCTAA
- a CDS encoding acyl-CoA thioesterase yields MTETGRPNSVTLRFLAAPTDVGHSGSVDAGTVLEWVDKAAYAAAVGWAKSYCVTAYVGNIHFADPVNSGDMVEVEATIVYTGRSSMHIHTVVSSGDPKGGPATMRSTCMVIFVAVGADGKPVPVPQFEPVTPEEIEQRDHALARIKVREQIVEAMNRQEYTDAGTAERVTLRFMAAPTDVNWGGKVHGGIVMKWIDEAAYVCASRYCGRDTVAVFSGGVRFYRPLLIGHVVEVEARLVYTGTKGMHIAVHVRSGDPKGRELNLTTYCLTVMVARDDEGTSVPVPAWVPVSDEDKRLHAHARELLEIRGTAPGNRLPNHLLAQGA; encoded by the coding sequence ATGACTGAGACCGGCCGCCCCAACTCCGTGACCCTCCGCTTCCTCGCCGCCCCCACGGACGTAGGCCACAGTGGATCAGTGGATGCAGGCACGGTACTCGAGTGGGTGGACAAGGCCGCATATGCCGCAGCGGTGGGTTGGGCCAAGTCCTACTGCGTGACCGCCTATGTGGGCAACATCCACTTCGCCGATCCCGTCAACAGTGGCGACATGGTGGAGGTGGAGGCCACCATCGTCTACACCGGACGGTCATCCATGCACATCCACACAGTTGTCTCCTCCGGCGACCCGAAAGGCGGCCCTGCCACGATGCGCAGCACGTGCATGGTCATCTTCGTGGCCGTGGGGGCGGACGGCAAGCCCGTGCCGGTACCGCAGTTCGAGCCTGTCACGCCGGAAGAAATTGAGCAGCGGGACCACGCGCTGGCCAGGATCAAGGTCCGCGAGCAGATCGTGGAAGCTATGAACCGGCAGGAATATACCGACGCCGGCACGGCCGAACGGGTGACGCTGCGGTTCATGGCCGCGCCCACCGACGTGAACTGGGGCGGCAAGGTCCACGGCGGCATTGTGATGAAGTGGATCGACGAGGCCGCCTACGTGTGCGCCTCACGCTACTGCGGCCGGGATACCGTGGCAGTGTTCTCCGGCGGCGTGCGCTTCTACCGGCCGCTGCTGATCGGCCATGTGGTGGAGGTGGAAGCCCGGCTGGTATACACCGGGACCAAGGGCATGCACATCGCCGTCCACGTCCGTTCCGGCGACCCGAAGGGCCGGGAACTGAACCTCACCACCTACTGCCTCACTGTGATGGTGGCGCGCGACGACGAAGGCACCTCAGTGCCCGTCCCCGCCTGGGTGCCGGTCAGTGACGAAGACAAACGCCTCCACGCCCACGCCCGCGAACTCCTGGAGATCCGGGGAACGGCGCCGGGGAACCGGCTGCCCAACCATCTGCTGGCGCAGGGCGCTTAG
- a CDS encoding DoxX family protein, which translates to MNQPRLTTTALTALRLILGFLFAAHGWQKFNEWTIAGTQASFAKMGVPAADVMAPAIAVLELAGGIALILGILTRVVAALLVLDMLGALFLVHAHAGIFAANGGYELVLLLAAASFALALTGAGRFSVDRALFARRNSKLAALA; encoded by the coding sequence ATGAACCAGCCACGACTGACCACCACAGCCCTCACAGCCCTCCGCCTGATCCTCGGCTTCCTCTTTGCAGCCCACGGCTGGCAGAAGTTCAATGAATGGACCATCGCGGGCACCCAGGCTTCCTTCGCCAAAATGGGGGTGCCTGCAGCCGATGTCATGGCCCCGGCCATCGCCGTCCTGGAACTGGCCGGTGGCATTGCTTTGATCCTGGGCATCCTCACCCGTGTGGTGGCTGCACTCCTTGTCCTGGACATGCTCGGCGCCCTCTTCCTGGTCCATGCCCATGCCGGCATCTTTGCCGCGAACGGAGGGTATGAACTGGTCCTGCTCCTGGCCGCAGCGTCGTTCGCGCTGGCCCTCACCGGCGCCGGGCGTTTCTCCGTGGACCGCGCGCTCTTCGCCCGCCGCAACTCCAAACTGGCTGCCCTGGCCTAG